A single Silvibacterium dinghuense DNA region contains:
- a CDS encoding phosphoketolase, translating into MASTDTLTAGLQEQPLSPELLRKMDAYWRAANYLSVGQIYLKDNPMLDRPLTIEDTKPRLLGHWGTTPGLNFLYVHLNRIIREREQKLMYIIGPGHGGPGLTANTYLEGSYTELYPNIERDRDGIKRLFRQFSWPYGVPSHVAPETPGSIHEGGELGYSLVHAFGAAYDNPDLVVACIVGDGESETGPLATSWHSNKFLNPITDGAVLPILHLNGYKIANPTVLARIPESELESLLRGYGYKPYFITGHEPAIMHQQMAALMDVVFDEIKAIQQHAREKNDATRPAWPMIVMRTPKGWTGPKFVDGKPVEGTWRAHQVPLADVRDTPEHLKQLEDWMRSYKPEELFDAQGTFKAEYADIAPKGELRMGMTPHANGGLLLQPLRLPDFCDYEVKFPSNGAVDVEATKVLGDYLRDVVQSNLAHSNFRVFGPDETASNRLQDIYQVSGKRWIAETEAVDENLTPTGRVMEVLSEHMCQGWLEGYLLTGRHGFFSCYEAFIHIIDSMFNQHAKWLKVTRNIPWRKPIASLNYLLSSHVWRQDHNGFSHQDPGFIDHVASKKSDIVRIYLPPDANTLLSVADHCLRSRNYVNLIIAGKQPAPVWINMDDAIRHCTVGAGIWHWASNDGGGEPDVVMACAGDVPTLETLAAVSILRQRIPELKIRVVNVVDLMCLQPDTEHPHGLPDEDFDRMFTKDKPCIFAYHGYPRLVHTLTYRRTNHDNIHVRGYKEEGTTTTPFDMCVLNDLDRFRLVLDVVLRTPSLTHLREETTQWFYSKRQDHKLYVSQYGEDMPEVRDWRWSGKAHTSASLDTGGDNA; encoded by the coding sequence ATGGCTTCCACCGATACGCTGACCGCGGGACTGCAGGAGCAGCCCCTCTCCCCCGAACTTCTGCGCAAAATGGACGCCTACTGGCGTGCAGCCAATTACCTCTCCGTCGGCCAGATTTATCTCAAGGACAATCCTATGCTGGATCGTCCGCTCACCATCGAGGACACCAAGCCGCGCCTGCTGGGCCACTGGGGCACTACGCCTGGACTCAATTTTCTGTATGTGCATCTGAACCGTATCATTCGCGAGCGCGAGCAGAAGCTGATGTACATCATCGGCCCCGGCCATGGGGGTCCCGGTCTTACGGCCAATACCTATCTTGAAGGCTCCTACACTGAGCTTTATCCGAACATCGAGCGCGACCGCGACGGCATCAAGCGGCTCTTCCGCCAGTTCTCCTGGCCGTATGGCGTGCCCAGCCACGTTGCGCCGGAGACGCCCGGCTCCATCCACGAGGGCGGCGAGCTTGGCTATTCGCTGGTGCATGCCTTCGGCGCGGCCTACGATAATCCAGACCTCGTGGTGGCCTGTATTGTCGGCGATGGCGAATCCGAGACCGGGCCGCTGGCGACCAGCTGGCACTCGAACAAGTTTCTAAATCCGATCACCGACGGTGCGGTGCTGCCGATTCTGCACCTGAACGGCTACAAGATCGCGAACCCCACGGTGCTGGCACGCATTCCGGAGAGTGAGCTCGAAAGCCTGCTGCGCGGCTACGGTTACAAGCCCTACTTCATCACCGGGCATGAGCCGGCCATCATGCATCAGCAGATGGCGGCGCTGATGGATGTGGTCTTCGACGAGATCAAGGCGATTCAGCAGCATGCTCGCGAGAAGAACGACGCTACCCGCCCGGCATGGCCGATGATCGTGATGCGCACGCCCAAAGGCTGGACCGGGCCGAAGTTTGTGGACGGCAAGCCGGTCGAGGGTACGTGGCGTGCCCATCAGGTGCCGCTGGCTGATGTGCGCGACACGCCCGAGCACCTGAAGCAGCTCGAAGACTGGATGCGCAGCTACAAGCCCGAAGAGCTTTTCGATGCGCAAGGCACCTTCAAGGCCGAGTACGCCGACATTGCTCCCAAGGGCGAGTTGCGCATGGGCATGACGCCCCACGCCAACGGCGGCCTGCTGCTGCAGCCCCTGCGCCTGCCCGACTTCTGCGACTATGAGGTGAAGTTCCCCTCAAACGGTGCGGTGGATGTCGAGGCGACCAAGGTGCTCGGCGACTATCTGCGCGATGTGGTGCAGTCGAACCTGGCGCACAGCAATTTCCGCGTCTTCGGCCCGGATGAGACGGCGTCGAATCGTCTGCAGGATATCTACCAGGTCAGCGGCAAGCGCTGGATCGCCGAAACCGAAGCCGTGGATGAGAACCTGACGCCCACCGGCCGAGTGATGGAAGTGCTCAGCGAGCATATGTGCCAGGGTTGGCTTGAGGGCTATCTGCTCACCGGCCGCCATGGCTTCTTCTCCTGCTATGAGGCCTTCATCCACATCATCGACTCGATGTTCAATCAGCACGCGAAGTGGTTGAAGGTCACACGCAATATCCCGTGGCGCAAGCCCATCGCGTCACTCAACTACCTGCTCTCGTCGCACGTCTGGCGGCAGGATCATAACGGCTTCAGCCACCAGGACCCGGGCTTCATCGATCACGTGGCCAGCAAGAAGTCGGACATCGTGCGCATCTATCTTCCGCCCGATGCGAACACGCTGCTCTCTGTCGCCGACCACTGCCTGCGCAGCCGCAACTATGTGAACCTGATCATTGCTGGCAAGCAGCCTGCACCGGTTTGGATCAACATGGACGATGCGATCCGCCACTGCACGGTGGGTGCGGGTATCTGGCACTGGGCTTCGAATGACGGCGGCGGCGAGCCGGATGTGGTAATGGCCTGTGCCGGGGATGTGCCGACGCTTGAGACGCTGGCTGCCGTCAGCATCCTGCGCCAGAGAATTCCGGAGCTGAAGATCCGCGTCGTCAACGTCGTTGACCTGATGTGCCTGCAGCCCGATACCGAGCATCCGCACGGCCTGCCGGATGAGGACTTCGATCGCATGTTCACCAAGGACAAGCCGTGTATCTTCGCCTACCATGGCTATCCGCGATTGGTGCACACGTTAACCTATCGCCGCACGAATCACGACAACATTCATGTGCGCGGCTATAAGGAAGAGGGCACGACGACCACACCGTTCGATATGTGCGTGCTCAACGACCTTGACCGCTTCCGCCTGGTCCTCGATGTGGTTCTGCGCACGCCGAGTCTTACGCATCTGCGCGAGGAGACCACGCAGTGGTTCTATAGCAAGCGGCAAGACCACAAACTCTACGTCTCGCAGTACGGCGAGGATATGCCCGAGGTGCGTGACTGGCGCTGGAGCGGGAAGGCGCACACCTCCGCCAGTCTCGATACAGGCGGGGACAACGCATGA
- a CDS encoding beta-propeller fold lactonase family protein, with translation MSRLCLLALAPLVLAGCTRNHFPQYPPDYRQYAYVTNGGSNTVSVLDLVNLRQDRVLQVGQEPTGVTASPVRNEVYVVNAGPASGNGSLSVINAEKNQVVATIPLQKRPFFIDVTRDGKFGYVANSGSNTVSVIDLEARREIGVVGVGEAPGLAKISPDGKSLVVTNRDGGSVSVVDPVKMRVRAVFSGCPQATDAVILPDSSKAFAACSGGHQVMSVGLAKPDSPNDDEHADRLLALLDVGKTPVHLAMKPDGGEIFVSNFDSDSVSEIATGTNEVGGAYLVGAHPANAIVSADNSLLWISNSNADSIGVYSIDDGRLIKPPVRVGGGPGALAFSEDGFLLLAADTRSGDVSVVRTQSYASNGSIRIGTLFTMLPAGVRPNDIAVKAFHVH, from the coding sequence GTGAGCCGCCTTTGCCTTCTCGCGCTGGCCCCGCTTGTGCTGGCCGGATGCACACGCAACCACTTTCCCCAGTACCCGCCGGACTATCGCCAGTATGCCTACGTGACCAACGGCGGTTCGAATACCGTTTCGGTGCTCGACCTCGTCAATCTGCGCCAGGATCGCGTACTGCAGGTGGGGCAGGAGCCGACGGGGGTGACTGCGAGCCCCGTTCGCAATGAGGTTTATGTCGTGAATGCGGGGCCGGCCAGTGGAAATGGCTCGCTCAGCGTCATCAACGCGGAAAAGAACCAGGTCGTTGCGACCATTCCGCTGCAGAAGCGTCCGTTTTTCATCGACGTGACGCGCGATGGCAAGTTCGGCTATGTCGCCAACTCCGGTTCGAATACCGTCTCGGTCATTGACCTCGAGGCGCGCAGGGAGATTGGCGTCGTCGGCGTTGGAGAAGCTCCCGGGCTGGCGAAGATTTCCCCAGACGGCAAGTCCCTCGTTGTCACCAACCGTGATGGCGGCAGCGTCTCGGTCGTCGATCCGGTGAAGATGCGCGTCCGCGCCGTCTTCTCCGGCTGTCCGCAGGCTACGGATGCGGTCATCCTGCCCGATTCTTCCAAGGCCTTTGCCGCCTGCTCGGGAGGCCATCAGGTCATGTCTGTTGGACTGGCGAAGCCAGACAGCCCGAACGATGATGAGCATGCCGACCGGCTGCTCGCCCTCCTCGATGTGGGTAAGACCCCGGTACATCTCGCCATGAAGCCTGACGGAGGCGAGATCTTCGTCTCCAACTTCGACAGCGACTCCGTCTCTGAGATCGCTACCGGCACTAATGAGGTCGGCGGCGCCTACCTCGTCGGTGCGCACCCGGCCAACGCCATTGTGAGCGCGGACAATTCGCTGCTCTGGATCAGCAACTCCAATGCTGATTCGATCGGTGTGTATTCGATTGACGACGGACGGCTTATCAAGCCTCCGGTCCGTGTCGGCGGCGGTCCCGGCGCTCTGGCTTTCTCAGAAGATGGATTCCTGTTGCTGGCTGCCGACACTCGTTCCGGCGATGTCTCTGTCGTCCGGACCCAGAGCTATGCCTCGAACGGCTCTATTCGCATCGGCACGCTCTTTACCATGCTGCCAGCCGGTGTGCGGCCGAATGACATTGCCGTCAAAGCCTTCCACGTCCACTGA
- the aroF gene encoding 3-deoxy-7-phosphoheptulonate synthase: MLVVMKAQATPEEIQAVCDQITRLGFRAHPLPGAQRTAIGITGNKGQVEAGSLEELAGVAEVIAVSKPYKLVSRDVKADNTVITFPGTNATIGGRDLAVIAGPCSVESREQVFAAAEQISKAGAQFFRGGAFKPRTSPYAFQGLGEEALKLLAEVRERYGLRIVTEAIDTEALELVDHYADVIQIGARNMQNYSLLKAAGRKRKPVLLKRGLAATLEEFLMAAEYVMSEGNYQVVLCERGVRTFADHTRNTLDLSIVPAVQRLSHLPIIVDPSHGTGKRNKVLPLARAAVAVGADGLMVEVHHSPDKALSDGAQSIYPEQFSKLMDECSQIANVVGRNIPRGIEVTETAAVR; this comes from the coding sequence ATGTTAGTTGTCATGAAGGCGCAGGCCACGCCCGAGGAGATTCAGGCGGTCTGCGATCAGATCACCCGCCTCGGATTCCGGGCGCATCCTCTGCCGGGCGCTCAGCGCACCGCCATCGGCATCACCGGTAACAAGGGGCAGGTAGAGGCAGGCAGCCTCGAAGAGCTTGCCGGCGTTGCCGAAGTCATCGCCGTTTCGAAGCCCTACAAGCTGGTCAGCCGCGATGTCAAAGCGGACAACACCGTCATCACCTTTCCGGGGACGAACGCGACCATAGGCGGTCGCGACCTGGCGGTGATCGCCGGGCCCTGCTCGGTCGAGTCGCGCGAACAGGTCTTCGCCGCGGCCGAGCAGATTTCTAAGGCCGGCGCCCAGTTCTTTCGCGGAGGTGCTTTCAAACCACGCACTTCGCCGTACGCCTTTCAAGGATTGGGTGAAGAAGCGCTGAAGCTGCTCGCCGAGGTTCGCGAGCGCTATGGACTGCGCATCGTGACCGAGGCCATCGATACCGAAGCTCTGGAGCTGGTCGATCACTACGCCGATGTCATTCAGATCGGCGCCCGCAATATGCAGAACTACTCGCTGCTGAAGGCTGCCGGCCGCAAGCGGAAGCCTGTTCTGCTGAAGCGCGGTCTGGCTGCTACGCTCGAAGAGTTCCTCATGGCCGCCGAATACGTCATGAGCGAGGGCAATTACCAGGTTGTTCTGTGCGAGCGCGGCGTCCGCACCTTCGCCGATCACACCCGCAACACGCTCGACCTCAGCATCGTGCCTGCGGTGCAGCGGCTCAGCCATCTGCCCATCATCGTCGACCCGAGCCACGGAACCGGCAAGCGCAACAAGGTCCTGCCACTGGCTCGCGCTGCGGTCGCCGTCGGCGCGGATGGACTCATGGTCGAGGTGCATCATTCGCCCGATAAGGCGCTTTCCGATGGTGCACAGTCGATCTATCCCGAGCAGTTCTCAAAGCTTATGGACGAGTGCAGCCAGATCGCCAACGTGGTTGGCCGCAACATTCCGCGCGGCATCGAAGTGACGGAGACCGCCGCTGTCCGCTAG
- a CDS encoding amidohydrolase family protein: MKINRLQGIVLSAVCLFAVQTWAQASAQLPVPDLALRGARVYANPQAAPIDNAVVLIHDGHIAAVSSASALTVPSGVRVLDCSGKIIVAGFWNSHVHFETGWDDAAHAPVAQLEGHLQQMLTRWGFTTVWDLGSVPENTLALRSRIESGEIPGPQILMAGDIFPLHGHPVYLPASLQLPEAATPDQAREMAERYLHIPLDGIKLFTGAFMGDAPVINMPEPIAAAAVDVAHAQHKPVFAHPQNYAGVDNALAAGVDILAHTIPTENGFTPAELARMKQQHSALIPTLTLWTTVVHNPAVSAHLVDSGVSELKSWAAAGGTVLFGTDVGFQSVYDTTQEYQFMGRALGWREILASLTTAPSDYFHQPQKGRIEPGSVADLVVLDGDPATDVANLARVHTAIRGGRVIYEETPAR, from the coding sequence ATGAAGATCAATCGTCTGCAAGGTATTGTGCTTTCAGCAGTCTGCCTGTTTGCAGTCCAAACCTGGGCCCAGGCTTCGGCACAGCTTCCAGTTCCAGACCTCGCCCTCCGCGGCGCGCGGGTCTATGCGAATCCGCAGGCCGCTCCGATCGATAACGCCGTGGTCCTCATCCATGACGGCCATATCGCTGCCGTCAGTTCTGCTTCGGCCCTTACTGTTCCCTCTGGTGTTCGTGTCCTCGATTGCTCGGGGAAGATCATTGTTGCCGGCTTCTGGAACAGCCACGTCCACTTCGAGACTGGCTGGGACGATGCTGCCCATGCTCCGGTCGCTCAGCTGGAAGGGCACCTGCAGCAGATGCTCACACGCTGGGGATTCACCACGGTCTGGGACCTCGGCTCTGTCCCGGAGAACACGCTTGCCTTGCGCAGCCGCATTGAATCGGGCGAGATTCCCGGGCCGCAGATTCTCATGGCCGGGGACATCTTTCCGCTCCACGGTCATCCTGTGTACCTCCCTGCCAGTCTCCAGCTTCCCGAGGCGGCTACCCCGGATCAGGCCCGGGAGATGGCCGAGCGCTATCTTCACATCCCGCTCGACGGCATCAAGCTCTTTACCGGCGCCTTTATGGGGGATGCGCCGGTCATTAATATGCCGGAGCCGATCGCGGCGGCAGCCGTCGACGTGGCCCACGCGCAGCACAAGCCGGTCTTTGCGCATCCGCAGAACTACGCGGGTGTGGACAATGCCCTGGCTGCCGGCGTCGATATCCTTGCCCACACCATCCCCACCGAGAACGGCTTTACCCCGGCGGAGCTGGCGCGAATGAAGCAGCAGCATTCGGCGCTGATTCCCACGCTTACCCTGTGGACGACGGTCGTCCATAATCCTGCGGTCTCCGCGCATCTGGTCGATTCCGGAGTATCCGAGCTGAAGAGCTGGGCTGCAGCTGGGGGAACGGTGCTTTTCGGCACCGATGTGGGTTTTCAGTCGGTCTACGACACCACGCAGGAGTATCAGTTCATGGGCCGCGCGCTCGGTTGGCGTGAGATTCTCGCCTCGCTCACCACCGCGCCCAGCGACTACTTCCATCAGCCGCAAAAAGGCCGCATCGAGCCGGGAAGTGTTGCCGATCTCGTCGTCCTCGACGGTGACCCAGCCACCGACGTTGCCAACCTGGCACGCGTTCATACAGCGATCCGAGGCGGGAGGGTGATTTACGAGGAGACGCCTGCGCGCTGA
- a CDS encoding sigma-70 family RNA polymerase sigma factor yields MATIQTQGTEEIHPDVLLVEQARAGDVHAFEKLVRQYDRQVFRIAQHITQNREDAEDVVQDAFLKAYEKLDQFQGNSKFYTWLVRIAVNESLMRLRKRRTGKMVSIDEDVETDEGSMPRDLADWSPDPEAQYGQSEMAEILRKTIQGLPPGFRVVFVLRDVDGLSTEETAETLGLSIPAVKSRLLRARLQLRERLSRYFRKNGKDGAK; encoded by the coding sequence ATGGCAACGATCCAAACACAAGGCACGGAAGAGATTCACCCGGACGTTCTGCTGGTCGAACAGGCGCGAGCGGGGGATGTGCATGCATTCGAGAAACTGGTGCGTCAGTACGACCGCCAGGTCTTCCGGATCGCGCAGCACATCACTCAAAATCGCGAAGACGCAGAGGACGTGGTCCAGGATGCGTTTCTGAAGGCCTACGAGAAGCTGGACCAGTTCCAGGGCAACTCGAAGTTTTACACCTGGCTGGTGCGTATCGCCGTCAACGAGTCGCTGATGCGGCTCCGGAAGCGGCGGACCGGCAAAATGGTCTCGATCGACGAGGATGTGGAGACGGATGAAGGCTCCATGCCCCGCGACCTGGCCGATTGGAGCCCGGACCCGGAGGCCCAGTATGGGCAGTCGGAGATGGCGGAGATTCTGCGCAAGACGATCCAGGGACTGCCCCCGGGGTTCCGCGTCGTCTTTGTGCTGCGCGATGTGGATGGGCTTTCGACCGAGGAAACGGCCGAGACCCTGGGTTTAAGTATTCCGGCGGTGAAGTCTCGCCTGCTGCGGGCGCGACTCCAGTTGCGGGAGCGGCTTAGCCGCTACTTCCGCAAAAACGGTAAGGATGGTGCAAAGTGA
- a CDS encoding anti-sigma factor family protein → MTCSEFLAQLDDLIDNQVSVEMRADLEEHLRGCEHCEVTLSTTRKTIEVYRKHEIYELPNAMRERLQQAILAKCKKC, encoded by the coding sequence GTGACGTGCTCCGAGTTTCTGGCTCAGCTCGATGACCTGATCGACAACCAAGTGTCGGTGGAGATGCGCGCCGACCTGGAAGAGCACTTGCGCGGCTGCGAACACTGCGAAGTGACCCTCAGCACGACGCGCAAGACCATCGAGGTCTATCGAAAGCACGAAATCTACGAGCTGCCCAACGCCATGCGCGAGCGGCTGCAGCAGGCCATCCTTGCTAAATGCAAGAAGTGCTGA
- a CDS encoding transcriptional regulator, with amino-acid sequence MNLARHRTHMATSSIANGNLPVSQPAVSSGSAPLVSCDERIFRENFNRLPFEVAHRFSGHPLFELSRLVELANEITSRNDPHRPHGDAYCLIGNPSHADKALETSKPVREVRETIEQIEKANGWIMLNHVERNPAYQKILEDGIADVLQLAGRQVKNKIKWFESIIFITSPGRSTPYHVDRECAWLLQIRGDKEIHFFPRSNKAAVPDEELERFWAVDNQAGVYKPELEDQSMVFMMKPGTGTHIPVNTGHWLKNGNDVSISMNINFVFHDRLWGNIYKANHMLRQRGLKPTPPGQSAFKDAVKGAAWSAMQRVNGAIKKKPYQPQIAKEQNERIFKQMEGRW; translated from the coding sequence ATGAACCTGGCGAGGCATCGTACCCACATGGCTACCAGCTCCATTGCCAACGGCAATCTCCCCGTTTCCCAGCCTGCTGTTTCTTCCGGCAGCGCGCCGCTTGTCTCCTGCGATGAGCGCATCTTCCGCGAGAACTTCAATCGTTTGCCATTCGAGGTGGCGCATCGCTTCAGCGGGCATCCGCTCTTTGAACTTTCCCGCCTGGTCGAGCTGGCGAACGAGATCACTTCGCGCAACGACCCGCACCGTCCCCATGGTGATGCCTATTGCCTCATCGGCAATCCCAGCCACGCGGACAAAGCCCTCGAAACCTCGAAGCCAGTCCGTGAGGTGCGTGAGACGATCGAGCAGATCGAGAAGGCCAACGGCTGGATCATGCTCAACCATGTGGAGCGCAATCCGGCGTATCAGAAGATTCTTGAGGACGGCATCGCCGATGTGCTGCAGCTTGCCGGCCGTCAGGTGAAAAACAAGATCAAGTGGTTTGAGTCAATCATCTTTATCACCTCACCGGGCCGTTCGACGCCCTATCACGTGGACCGCGAGTGTGCGTGGCTGCTTCAGATCCGCGGCGACAAGGAGATCCACTTCTTCCCACGCTCGAACAAGGCAGCCGTGCCGGATGAGGAGCTGGAGCGCTTCTGGGCGGTCGACAACCAGGCGGGTGTTTACAAGCCCGAGCTTGAGGACCAGTCCATGGTCTTCATGATGAAGCCGGGCACCGGCACGCATATCCCGGTTAACACCGGTCACTGGCTCAAGAACGGCAACGATGTTTCCATCTCGATGAACATCAACTTTGTCTTCCACGACCGGCTGTGGGGCAATATTTACAAGGCGAACCACATGCTGCGCCAGCGCGGCCTGAAACCGACGCCTCCGGGGCAGAGCGCCTTCAAGGATGCTGTCAAGGGCGCAGCCTGGTCGGCGATGCAGCGGGTCAACGGTGCGATCAAGAAAAAACCTTACCAGCCGCAGATCGCGAAAGAGCAGAACGAGCGCATTTTCAAACAGATGGAAGGCCGCTGGTAG
- a CDS encoding M48 family metallopeptidase — MRYLPLSHRLPASLVLASLAFAAPACVYARQTSAQSGTSGTQSTSPSGTSSSGTSQSGNAQSGSSSQTTGSSSSNNSGQSTQQQSPQVQNAPIKNTPVDAPSKAPSDSTPVTPDGSSTSTAKSDSNSKNVPSSGDVVPMRQANPDGTMPGVKKGTIEDVNAVGTRNIGGRGMGNWYSTESEIKMGKSYAMELEKSTKFITDPVVTEYVNRIGQNIVKNSDCKVPFTIKVIDTDEINAFALPGGFFYVNSGLILAADEEAELAGVMAHEIAHVCAHHAAREMTRANYAQIGTIPLIMIGGWTGYGIYEAANVAIPITFIEFSREFEAQADYLGIQYMYRAGYDPQAFITFFEKIQDLEKHKPGAVAKLFSDHPQTPDRIAHSQEEIATILPARDEYMVTTSEFDDVKARLARIENKRRLTNGKNGQKPTLRKVSTNDPNSSTDDERPTLHRRDDTGSTTSGSDSSSGSSTGSTSGSSTGSGTGSTTGTTPSSPNQQ, encoded by the coding sequence ATGCGCTACCTGCCTCTTTCCCATCGCCTGCCTGCGTCGCTGGTGTTGGCCTCTTTGGCCTTCGCCGCGCCCGCCTGCGTCTATGCCCGGCAGACCTCGGCACAGAGTGGCACCTCAGGTACGCAGAGCACATCCCCGTCTGGCACCTCTTCGTCAGGTACGTCCCAGTCGGGCAACGCGCAATCCGGCAGCAGTTCCCAGACCACTGGCTCCAGCTCTTCCAATAACTCCGGCCAGAGCACGCAGCAGCAGTCCCCTCAGGTTCAGAACGCTCCCATCAAGAACACGCCGGTCGATGCGCCATCGAAGGCCCCATCCGATTCCACGCCTGTGACTCCGGATGGCAGCTCGACCTCTACGGCGAAATCCGACAGCAACAGCAAGAATGTGCCCTCAAGCGGGGATGTGGTCCCCATGCGCCAGGCTAATCCCGACGGCACCATGCCGGGCGTCAAGAAGGGAACTATCGAAGATGTGAACGCGGTAGGTACGCGCAACATCGGCGGCCGCGGCATGGGTAACTGGTACTCCACCGAGTCCGAAATCAAGATGGGCAAGTCCTATGCCATGGAGCTCGAGAAGAGCACGAAGTTCATCACCGATCCGGTTGTCACGGAGTACGTCAACCGCATCGGCCAGAACATCGTGAAGAACTCCGACTGCAAGGTACCCTTCACCATCAAGGTCATCGATACCGACGAGATCAACGCCTTTGCGCTGCCCGGCGGTTTCTTCTACGTCAACTCCGGTCTTATCCTTGCGGCTGACGAAGAGGCCGAGCTGGCCGGTGTCATGGCTCATGAGATCGCCCACGTCTGCGCGCACCACGCCGCCCGTGAGATGACCCGCGCCAATTATGCGCAGATCGGCACTATCCCGCTCATCATGATCGGCGGCTGGACCGGCTATGGCATCTATGAAGCCGCGAACGTCGCCATTCCGATTACGTTTATTGAATTCTCCCGTGAGTTCGAGGCCCAGGCCGACTACCTCGGCATCCAGTACATGTACCGCGCCGGTTATGATCCGCAGGCCTTCATCACCTTCTTCGAGAAGATTCAGGACCTCGAGAAGCATAAGCCCGGAGCCGTGGCGAAACTCTTCTCCGACCATCCGCAGACCCCGGATCGCATCGCACACTCGCAGGAAGAGATTGCCACCATCCTGCCCGCGCGGGATGAATACATGGTCACGACCTCGGAATTCGATGACGTGAAGGCGCGGCTGGCCCGCATCGAGAACAAGCGCCGTCTCACCAACGGCAAGAATGGACAGAAGCCAACGCTTCGTAAAGTCAGCACCAACGATCCGAACTCCAGTACCGATGACGAGCGCCCCACGCTCCACCGCCGCGACGACACCGGCAGCACGACCAGCGGCTCGGACAGCAGTTCCGGTTCCAGCACGGGTTCTACCTCCGGCAGCAGCACTGGTTCCGGCACAGGCAGCACCACTGGTACTACTCCTTCAAGCCCCAACCAGCAGTAA
- a CDS encoding GDP-mannose 4,6-dehydratase codes for MAGFWKGKRAFVTGATGLLGGWLVKALLEQEAEVTVLLRDPAPKSIFAREGMLERVDVVAGELESFATMQRAIAEYAPHTVFHLAAQPLVGVAKRDPMGTLRANVEGTWNLLEACRISAPADAPPNILVASSDKAYGSSENLPYLETHPLQGRYPYDVSKSCADLITQMYAATYGLRAVVARCGNLFGGGDLHWSRTFPGVIKATLENEPFLIRSDGHYVRDFLYVKDAAESYLLLGEKLTENPALAGEAFNFSLGEHLTVLEIVETTLGIMGRTDLKPVIQNIASAEIREQHLDASKARKLLGWEPKYAMPEAIRETVEWYREYFQSTAG; via the coding sequence TTGGCGGGATTCTGGAAGGGCAAGCGCGCGTTCGTAACCGGTGCCACGGGGCTGCTGGGAGGCTGGCTGGTCAAGGCGCTGCTGGAGCAGGAAGCCGAGGTTACCGTGCTGCTGCGCGATCCGGCGCCGAAGAGCATCTTCGCCCGCGAAGGCATGCTGGAACGCGTGGATGTGGTCGCGGGCGAGCTGGAATCCTTTGCCACCATGCAGCGCGCCATTGCCGAGTATGCGCCGCATACCGTCTTTCACCTGGCCGCGCAGCCGCTGGTCGGCGTAGCCAAGCGCGATCCCATGGGCACGCTGCGCGCGAACGTCGAAGGCACCTGGAACCTGCTTGAGGCCTGCCGCATCTCCGCACCGGCCGACGCGCCGCCGAATATCCTCGTTGCGTCTTCAGATAAAGCCTACGGATCGAGCGAGAATCTGCCCTACCTCGAAACTCATCCCCTGCAGGGACGCTATCCCTACGATGTCTCGAAGTCCTGCGCCGATCTCATCACGCAAATGTATGCCGCGACCTACGGTCTGCGCGCCGTAGTCGCCCGCTGCGGCAATCTCTTCGGCGGAGGCGATCTGCACTGGAGCCGCACCTTTCCCGGCGTCATCAAGGCCACGCTGGAGAACGAGCCGTTCCTCATCCGCAGCGATGGCCACTACGTCCGCGATTTTCTCTATGTGAAGGATGCGGCGGAGTCCTATCTGCTGCTGGGCGAAAAGCTCACCGAAAACCCGGCGCTGGCTGGCGAAGCCTTCAACTTCTCGCTCGGCGAGCACCTGACCGTGCTCGAAATCGTCGAAACGACGCTTGGTATCATGGGCCGCACCGACCTCAAGCCGGTGATCCAGAACATCGCCAGCGCGGAGATCCGCGAGCAGCACCTCGATGCCTCGAAGGCGCGCAAGCTGCTCGGCTGGGAGCCGAAGTACGCAATGCCTGAGGCTATTCGTGAGACGGTCGAGTGGTACCGCGAGTATTTCCAGAGCACTGCAGGCTGA